TCAAGGCTTCAATATAGATAATATCCCCGCCTGTCTCTGTCCATGCAAGGCCGGTAGATACGCCGACCTCATCCTTTTCCATCTCTTCTTCAGGCAGATATTTGGGAGCACCGAGATATTTTGAGAGGTTGCTTGACGATATGTGATACATCTTATCCTTGCCCTCTGCGATCTTTCTGGCGACCTTTCTGCACACGTTCGCTATCTCACGCTCAAGGTTTCTTACGCCTGCCTCTCTGGTGTAGTGCGTAACCATCTGGAGCACTGCGCTGTCAATTATCTTGAGGTTCTTGCCGGTGAGCCCGTGCTCCTCAAGCTGTTTTGTGATCAGGTAGTTTCTGGCGATGCCGAGTTTCTCCTCAGCCGTATACCCGGAGAGGTAGATGATCTCCATCCTGTCACGGAGTGGGGACGGTATCGGATCAATAAGATTGGCAGTGGTTATGAACATGACATTGGTAAGGTCAAAAGGAACGCCAAGATAATGGTCGGTAAATGCAAAGTTCTGCTCAGGGTCAAGCACCTCAAGCAATGCAGACGCAGGGTCACCCCTGAAGTCCATGCCTATCTTGTCGACCTCATCGAGCATGAATACGGGGTTGTTCTTTCCGGCTGTCTTAATGCCCTGAATGATCCTGCCGGGCATCGCGCCGACGTATGTCCTGCGGTGCCCTCTTATCTCAGCCTCGTCCCTCACGCCGCCGAGAGACATTCTGAAGAACTCTCTTCCAAGTGCGCGTGCAATGGATTTGCCCAATGATGTCTTGCCGACACCCGGAGGCCCGACGAAGCATAGTATGGGCCCCTTCATCCCGGACTTCCCTTTGGCCTTCTCTTTCAGTTTTCTTACCCCGAGGTATTCAAGTATCCTCTCTTTTACCTTCTCAAGGTCATAATGGTCTTCATCAAGCACCTGCTTCCCCTTTTTGAGGTCAAGATTATCCTTTGTTGCCTTGGACCATGGAATCTCCACAAGCCAGTCGACATAGGTTCTTATAGTTCCTGCCTCGGCAGAGTCAGGATGCATCTTCTCAAGACGGCTGATCTGCTTGAGCGCCTCCTTCTCAACTTTTTTCGGCATCTTTACTTCATCGACCTTCTGCTTCAGTTCAAATATCTCCTCGGTCTTTTCATCTATTTCGCCAAGCTCTTTCTGTATGGCCTTAAGCTGCTCTCTCAAAAAGTATTCGCGCTGGGTCTTGTCTATCTCGCCCTTTGCGTCTGACTGGATCTTCTGCTGGACAAGAAGGAGTTCCACCTCTCTGCTGAGGATCTCGCTTATCCTCTTGAGCCTTACTACAGGGTCAAGCTTCTCAAGAAGTTCCTGCGCCTGATCCGCCTTTAATCCGAGGTTTGAAGCTATGAGGTCGGCCAGCCTTCCGGGTTCATCGATATTTTCTATCAGAAGAATTATATCCGGCATAAAGGATTTGCCGAGGGCTACTGATTTGTCCAGGAGTTCCTTGACGTTGCGGATAAGCGCTTCCACCTCAATGGTCAGCTCATGCTCTTTAATGTCAGCCAGCTTCTCGAGCTCTCCTATGAAATAAGGGGCTGTCTGAGTGAAATTGGTTATCCTTGCCTTTGTTATGCCCTGAACAAGGACCTTTGACCTGCCGTCGGGAAGTTTCAAAGTCCTGAGAATACTTCCCACAGTCCCGATCCTGTAAAGGTCATCCTTGGTCGGGTTCTCAACATCAACATTCTTCTGTGTAACAAGCATTAAAAGCTTGTTCTCGCCCACGGCATTCTCAATAGCCTTTATCGAAACATCCCTGCCGACGAATAACGGAAGTATCATATATGGAAAGATAACTATATCTCTCACAGGGAGAACAGGCAAGGCAGAGGGAACATCAACATTGCGTTCATCCTTTGCATTGATCTCTTTTGCATCTATATCAGTCATTATTTCTCCTTTTTAATTTTAGGCAGTATCGACAACAGATATTTCTTGAAATCGTGTTTTACAGCCGGGTTCTTAAGGCCGAGTTCAACCGTGGCTGTAAGAAATCCGACCTTGTCGCCTGCGTCATATCTTCTGCCTTCAAAGAGGAAACCGTAAACAGGTTTCTTCTTTAGCATCGCGTTTATAGCATCGGTCAGCTGGATCTCTCCGCCTTTCCCGGGCTTGACCTTTTCGATATATTTAAAGATATCGGC
The genomic region above belongs to Thermodesulfovibrionia bacterium and contains:
- the lon gene encoding endopeptidase La; the protein is MTDIDAKEINAKDERNVDVPSALPVLPVRDIVIFPYMILPLFVGRDVSIKAIENAVGENKLLMLVTQKNVDVENPTKDDLYRIGTVGSILRTLKLPDGRSKVLVQGITKARITNFTQTAPYFIGELEKLADIKEHELTIEVEALIRNVKELLDKSVALGKSFMPDIILLIENIDEPGRLADLIASNLGLKADQAQELLEKLDPVVRLKRISEILSREVELLLVQQKIQSDAKGEIDKTQREYFLREQLKAIQKELGEIDEKTEEIFELKQKVDEVKMPKKVEKEALKQISRLEKMHPDSAEAGTIRTYVDWLVEIPWSKATKDNLDLKKGKQVLDEDHYDLEKVKERILEYLGVRKLKEKAKGKSGMKGPILCFVGPPGVGKTSLGKSIARALGREFFRMSLGGVRDEAEIRGHRRTYVGAMPGRIIQGIKTAGKNNPVFMLDEVDKIGMDFRGDPASALLEVLDPEQNFAFTDHYLGVPFDLTNVMFITTANLIDPIPSPLRDRMEIIYLSGYTAEEKLGIARNYLITKQLEEHGLTGKNLKIIDSAVLQMVTHYTREAGVRNLEREIANVCRKVARKIAEGKDKMYHISSSNLSKYLGAPKYLPEEEMEKDEVGVSTGLAWTETGGDIIYIEALIMKGKGDITLTGQLGDVMKESAYAARSYIRSKAKEIGIESTAFAKNDIHIHVPAGAIPKDGPSAGITLATAIASAFTGRPVYKSTAMTGEVTLRGRVLPIGGLKEKTLAAKRMGISRMIIPKRNQKDLEEIPKYIRKDMEFILVDTMDEVLKAALKKGRSKNKPH